A genomic segment from Daphnia carinata strain CSIRO-1 chromosome 1, CSIRO_AGI_Dcar_HiC_V3, whole genome shotgun sequence encodes:
- the LOC130691984 gene encoding nuclear hormone receptor FTZ-F1 beta-like has translation MNDRPSSSSSSSGDAGIAPPPAAVEGWGAMLQDSNGPAGPDTIQHHDQSPFVTHSRNNSQYHHHHHHHHHYHHPQNNHLYHHQQQPPHLIKGGMVNGLSGGDEPSQQHFHHHHEAESDADEEVRSLDLPAQVGIDLRSKRVGSTEALDRERPMSWEGELSDQEVSQMDQELATASSTCPAESTSQPTGGPSPPQQPPPPLPAQSVMATLKTEPIHEEEAEEELDEDEHEMEGIQSAGPGSPQPMCTNAGDEALRHDGNVGQHPQHQAMPPPSSLSFHHHHAQHQHHAPPPAEIKTELAWNADCGPKAESVAGVRPSPPLTSSAAPAAVTSSFNTTTATASNSGFTPSAVPRPTFGEAFTGHTPLASPLTSRHPIRLPLAAASGLPHPPTPSPDSAIHSAYYSPTASPGQSRHRSGSGLSSPYSHRASPSLSRNNSDASQYSVHSQYGGSQYSYSSAPSPLSPSPAQSPVQPRHMAMLSAAGYGLPGRSGGGLAGNGEFPPSPLLYRHGLPAPFPGATPAGSLPGVRDLEIKSEPAGAAGHPPGLSTTDTNDDSREGSGEEKSLNPSDLAQHTASLAAQAGISRQQLINSPCPICGDKISGFHYGIFSCESCKGFFKRTVQNKKNYVCLRGAACPVTIATRKKCPACRFEKCLNTGMKLEAIREDRTRGGRSTYQCTYAVPSGSSGTPSGVVGGDSSMGGSSSNGGGKVLLTPNGDSSSSRSMDSSEWSSSPPSATPGGGHHHHNHHGHHNPHLLHHQHPHHPSNTSAAVPQLLLEIMNVEHLWHCNESDGSAQQHRSSTAAAAGTNNSSSAPSSSSRATSNKAGADGGSSHNNGGTAAEGDSVSSLCSIADHRLYKIVKWCKSLPLFKNIQIDDQISLLINTWCELLLFACCFRSMATPGEIRISHGKSITLEQARTLGLGSCIERMIHFTDHLRRLRVDQFEYAAMKVIILLSSDTSGLKESESVRSSQESVLKALQQYTLSHYPDVPSKFGELLLRIPELERTCQVGKDMLTVKREGDGQGFNLLMELLRGDH, from the exons ATGAATGACcggccgtcgtcgtcgtcatcatcatccggCGACGCCGGCATTGCCCCTCCACCTGCTGCCGTCGAAGGATGGGGCGCGATGCTGCAAGATTCGAACGGGCCGGCAGGGCCGGACACGATCCAGCATCACGACCAATCGCCTTTCGTGACCCACAGTAGGAATAACAGCCAAtatcatcaccaccaccaccaccaccaccactatCATCATCCTCAAAATAACCATCTCTATCACCATCAGCAACAGCCTCCTCACCTTATCAAAG GCGGAATGGTGAACGGATTGAGCGGTGGGGACGAGCCGTCCCAACAGCATTTTCACCATCATCACGAGGCGGAATCGGATGCAGATGAAGAAGTCAGAAGCCTCGATTTGCCCG ctCAAGTTGGCATCGATCTGCGGAGTAAGCGGGTCGGTTCGACCGAAGCGCTGGATAGGGAACGGCCCATGTCGTGGGAGGGCGAACTGTCGGACCAAGAGGTCAGCCAAATGGATCAGGAATTAGCCACGGCTTCTTCCACCTGCCCGGCGGAATCGACATCGCAGCCAACGGGCGGACCGAGCCCACCTCAGCAGCCGCCGCCTCCGCTTCCAGCTCAGAGCGTCATGGCGACGCTCAAGACGGAGCCCATTCACGAAGAAGAGGCCGAAGAGGAACTGGACGAGGACGAGCACGAAATGGAAGGTATCCAATCGGCAGGGCCGGGCAGCCCGCAACCGATGTGCACGAACGCCGGAGACGAAGCGCTGCGGCACGATGGCAACGTGGGCCAGCATCCGCAACATCAGGCCATGCCTCCGCCGTCGTCGTTGTCCTTTCATCATCACCACGCGCAACATCAACATCACGCACCGCCTCCGGCCGAGATCAAAACGGAACTGGCCTGGAATGCGGACTGTGGGCCCAAGGCGGAGTCGGTTGCCGGAGTCCGTCCCAGTCCGCCGTTGACGTCATCGGCCGCCCCGGCGGCAGTGACCAGTAGTTTCAACACGACGACGGCCACGGCCTCCAATTCCGGATTCACTCCATCAGCCGTGCCGAGGCCGACCTTCGGCGAAGCCTTCACCGGTCACACTCCGTTGGCCAGCCCGCTGACGAGTCGCCATCCTATTCGATTGCCATTAGCAGCCGCTTCCG GTCTTCCACATCCGCCGACGCCATCGCCGGATTCAGCTATTCATTCGGCTTACTACTCACCAACGGCCAGTCCAGGACAGTCGCGGCATCGTTCCGGCAGTGGCCTAAGCTCGCCTTACTCGCACCGGGCCAGCCCGTCCTTGTCGCGCAATAATTCGGACGCGTCGCAATACTCTGTCCATTCTCAGTACGGCGGATCGCAGTACAGCTACAGCTCTGCGCCTTCGCCACTCAGCCCGTCGCCCGCTCAATCGCCTGTCCAGCCGAGGCACATGGCCATGTTGTCGGCCGCAGGCTACGGCCTTCCCGGCAGATCGGGTGGCGGACTGGCCGGCAACGGAGAATTCCCACCGTCGCCGCTCCTCTACCGACACGGACTTCCAGCCCCGTTTCCCGGTGCCACTCCGGCCGGATCTCTTCCCGGCGTCCGCGACTTGGAGATCAAAAGCGAACCGGCCGGTGCGGCTGGTCATCCTCCGGGATTGTCTACTACGGATACGAACG ATGACAGCCGGGAAGGCTCGGGTGAAGAGAAGAGTTTGAATCCGTCGGATTTAGCGCAGCACACGGCGTCGCTGGCCGCCCAGGCTGGCATCTCTCGCCAGCAGCTGATCAACAGCCCTTGTCCCATCTGCGGCGACAAGATCTCGGGCTTCCATTACGGCATCTTTTCCTGCGAGAGCTGCAAGGGCTTTTTCAAACGAACCGTCCAGAACAAGAAGAACTACGTGTGCCTCAGGGGAGCCGCCTGCCCGGTCACTATCGCCACCCGCAAAAAGTGTCCCGCCTGTCGATTCGAAAAGTGCCTCAACACCGGCATGAAACTGGAAG ccATCCGCGAGGATCGCACTCGAGGCGGACGGAGCACTTACCAGTGTACTTACGCCGTTCCCAGCGGATCGTCGGGAACGCCGTCGGGCGTTGTTGGCGGTGATTCGTCGATGGGCGGATCTTCATCGAACGGCGGCGGCAAAGTGTTGTTGACGCCCAACGGAGACAGCAGCAGTTCGAGGTCGATGGATTCGTCCGAGTGGAGCTCGTCGCCTCCGTCTGCCACGCCAGGTGgcggccatcatcatcacaaCCACCACGGCCACCACAATCCCCATCTGCTCCATCATCAACATCCGCACCATCCGAGCAACACGTCGGCGGCCGTGCCGCAGCTCTTGCTCGAGATCATGAACGTGGAACACTTGTGGCATTGCAACGAATCGGACGGCAGTGCTCAACAGCATCGCAGCAGCACGGCCGCTGCGGCGGGAACGAACAACAGCTCCTCTGCGCCATCGTCGTCGAGCAGAGCGACGTCGAATAAAGCGGGAGCCGATGGCGGCAGCAGTCACAACAATGGCGGCACCGCCGCCGAAGGCGATTCCGTCTCCAGTCTGTGCAGCATCGCCGATCACCGACTCTACAAGATCGTCAAGTGGTGCAAGAGTCTTCcgttgtttaaaaatatccAG ATTGACGATCAGATTTCGCTGCTGATCAACACGTGGTGCGAGCTGTTGCTCTTTGCCTGCTGCTTCCGCTCGATGGCCACCCCGGGCGAGATTCGCATTTCGCACGGCAAGTCCATCACGCTGGAACAGGCCCGCACCCTGGGTCTGGGTTCGTGCATCGAACGGATGATCCACTTCACGGATCATTTGCGCCGATTGCGCGTCGACCAGTTCGAATACGCGGCCATGAAAGTCATCATCCTATTGTCTTCCg ACACGAGTGGACTGAAGGAATCAGAAAGCGTGCGTAGCTCGCAGGAATCAGTGCTCAAAGCCTTGCAGCAATACACGCTTTCGCACTATCCAGACGTGCCGTCTAAGTTTGGAGAACTTTTGCTCCGGATACCCGAACTGGAACGCACCTGTCAG GTTGGCAAAGACATGCTGACCGTCAAGCGTGAAGGAGACGGCCAAGGATTCAATCTGTTGATGGAGCTCCTTCGCGGAGATCATTAG
- the LOC130692488 gene encoding uncharacterized protein LOC130692488, translated as MDEYTISAPNETHYEAIGNFLFQDYLQRERCCVTSGLSAEMAEAGLDLTSNTVDEIIGALQEGLTLIAADSKDPGTIVGVAINVKAKDDTEFDSSKLSKSRQAIIKFVKQLKEGHDITTECGGQGFYLWMLGVREIHCRKGIARRLTEKSIELARQKNMSFISSIASCAETVHLCENMGFETKSEMKFQDFFLDNHMPGFPHATSLDKARFTVKKL; from the coding sequence ATGGATGAATATACAATTTCTGCACCCAATGAAACTCATTATGAAGCTATtggaaatttcctttttcaagaTTATTTACAACGTGAGAGATGCTGTGTTACTTCTGGGTTATCTGCTGAAATGGCAGAAGCAGGTCTTGATTTGACAAGCAACACTGTTGATGAGATAATCGGTGCCCTACAGGAAGGTTTAACCCTCATTGCTGCAGACAGCAAGGACCCAGGAACAATAGTTGGCGTAGCCATAAATGTGAAAGCCAAGGATGACACTGAATTTGACAGCTCTAAGCTTTCTAAAAGCAGACAAGCTATTATAAAGTTCGTTAAACAACTCAAGGAGGGGCACGATATTACCACAGAATGTGGTGGTCAAGGTTTCTATTTATGGATGCTTGGTGTAAGGGAGATTCACTGTCGAAAAGGAATTGCTAGGAGATTGACTGAGAAATCAATTGAATTGGCTCGTCAGAAGAACATGTCATTCATCAGCAGTATTGCTTCCTGTGCTGAAACCGTGCACCTGTGTGAAAATATGggttttgaaacaaaatctgagatgaaatttcaagatttttttttggataacCATATGCCTGGATTTCCTCACGCAACATCTTTAGACAAAGCAAGATTTACggtaaaaaaattgtaa
- the LOC130692572 gene encoding uncharacterized protein LOC130692572: METCLAIEPLSENRHQEFIQFIYREFFPREPLALASGLAGKTNPKTIETFIQWMKQGVSLVAIDSQSNQIVAGALNCFLNKSELLFDNDYSCMEEEDSSIWRFLDHLETGYDVFQQFQVDRGMELVFLCVHEAYTGLGLARRLTEETIATARRLEIPFIKSNPSTPVTCHLFESLGFETINEMKLVDYQVEGKSVFRNARPEDITRLCIKKM; the protein is encoded by the exons ATGGAAACTTGTTTAGCCATCGAGCCTTTGTCTGAGAACCGTCACCAAGAATTTATCCAATTCATTTATCGTGAATTCTTTCCTCGTGAACCGTTAGCTTTGGCTTCCGGTTTGGCAGGCAAAACTAATCCGAAAACAATCGAAACATTTATACAATGGATGAAACAAGGCGTCTCCCTCGTCGCTATTGATTCGCAATCCAATCAGATAGTGGCCGGTGCTTTGAACTGTTTCTTAAATAAATCAGAACTCCTATTCGACAATGACTACAGTTGCATGGAGGAAGAAGATTCTTCTATCTGGAGGTTTCTTGATCACCTTGAAACTGGTTACGATGTGTTCCAGCAATTTCAAGTCGATCGTGGAATGGAATTGGTGTTCCTTTGCGTCCATGAAGCGTACACTGGCCTAGGATTGGCGCGACGATTAACGGAAGAAACCATTGCGACGGCCCGTCGGCTTGAAATACCATTCATCAAAAGCAATCCGTCCACTCCTG TTACTTGCCATCTTTTCGAATCTCTCGGCTTTGAGACGATCAACGAGATGAAGTTGGTCGATTATCAGGTGGAGGGCAAATCCGTTTTCCGGAACGCCAGGCCAGAAGATATAACTCGACTCTGCATCAAGAAAATGTAG